One genomic window of Actinoplanes lobatus includes the following:
- a CDS encoding DUF742 domain-containing protein yields MTQPHDPRGNLVRPYAVTRGRTEPIRDIPIEAVLIASAAAVQEARFAGHDKYRIAVLCEPKALSLAELAAHTRLPLGVARVLVADMVADGLLQLHSAAPKTGFTERMDLLGRVLGGLRKL; encoded by the coding sequence ATGACACAGCCGCATGATCCCCGGGGCAACCTGGTGCGGCCGTACGCGGTCACCCGTGGCCGGACCGAACCGATCCGGGACATCCCGATCGAGGCGGTCCTGATCGCCAGTGCGGCGGCCGTGCAGGAGGCACGGTTCGCCGGACATGACAAGTACCGCATAGCCGTGCTGTGCGAGCCGAAGGCGTTGTCGCTCGCCGAGCTGGCGGCGCACACCAGGTTGCCCTTGGGGGTAGCCCGGGTGCTCGTCGCCGACATGGTGGCCGACGGGCTGCTTCAACTGCACAGTGCCGCTCCCAAGACGGGGTTCACGGAGCGGATGGACCTGCTGGGAAGGGTGTTGGGTGGACTTCGCAAGCTCTGA
- the thiC gene encoding phosphomethylpyrimidine synthase ThiC, translated as MRRKVYVEGSRPDIRVPFTEVVLTGDHPPVRLYDTSGPGSEPAVGLPPLRKPWQTGRTQLASARAGIVTPEMEYVAVREGVAPEVVRDEIAAGRAVLPANRNHPESEPMIIGSRFLVKVNANIGTSAVTSSVDEEVEKLTWATQWGADTVMDLSTGPHIHETREAIVRNSPVPIGTVPLYQALEKVKGDPLKLTWEIFRETVIEQAEQGVDYMTIHAGVLLAYVPLAAERITGIVSRGGSIMAAWCLAEHRENFLYTHFRELCEIFREYDITFSLGDGLRPGSIADANDEAQFAELRTLGELTHIAWEYDVQVMVEGPGHVPMHKIKENVDLQQELCSGAPFYTLGPLATDIAPAYDHITSAIGAAMIGMFGTAMLCYVTPKEHLGLPNKEDVKAGMIAYKIAAHSADLAKGHAGAQEWDDALSRARFDFRWEDQFELALDPGTARAYHDETLPAAPAKTAHFCSMCGPKFCSMRISHEIRAAGMKAKSEEFVSAGGRVYLPVTPTT; from the coding sequence GTGAGGCGCAAGGTCTACGTCGAAGGTTCCCGCCCGGACATCCGGGTGCCGTTCACCGAGGTGGTGCTCACCGGCGACCACCCGCCGGTACGGCTCTACGACACATCCGGTCCCGGCAGTGAACCCGCGGTCGGGCTGCCGCCGCTCCGGAAACCCTGGCAGACCGGCCGTACCCAGCTCGCCAGCGCGCGGGCCGGGATCGTCACGCCGGAGATGGAGTACGTCGCGGTCCGCGAGGGCGTCGCACCGGAGGTCGTCCGGGACGAGATCGCGGCCGGGCGGGCCGTGCTGCCGGCCAACCGGAACCACCCCGAGTCCGAGCCGATGATCATCGGGTCCCGGTTCCTCGTGAAGGTCAACGCGAACATCGGCACCTCGGCGGTCACCTCGTCCGTCGACGAGGAGGTGGAGAAACTCACCTGGGCCACCCAGTGGGGCGCCGACACGGTGATGGACCTGTCCACCGGGCCGCACATCCACGAGACCCGGGAGGCGATCGTCCGGAACTCGCCGGTGCCGATCGGAACCGTGCCGCTGTACCAGGCGCTGGAGAAGGTCAAGGGGGATCCGCTCAAGCTGACCTGGGAGATCTTCCGGGAGACCGTCATCGAGCAGGCTGAACAGGGCGTCGACTACATGACGATCCACGCCGGGGTGCTGCTCGCCTACGTGCCGCTGGCCGCTGAGCGGATCACCGGGATCGTGTCGCGCGGCGGGTCGATCATGGCGGCCTGGTGTCTCGCCGAGCACCGGGAGAACTTCCTCTACACGCACTTCCGGGAGCTGTGCGAGATCTTCCGGGAGTACGACATCACGTTCTCACTCGGGGACGGGCTGCGGCCCGGGTCGATCGCGGACGCCAACGACGAGGCGCAGTTCGCCGAACTGCGGACCCTCGGGGAGCTGACGCACATCGCCTGGGAGTACGACGTCCAGGTCATGGTCGAGGGGCCGGGACACGTACCCATGCACAAGATCAAGGAGAACGTGGATCTCCAGCAGGAGCTGTGCTCGGGGGCGCCGTTCTACACGCTCGGGCCGCTCGCCACCGACATCGCGCCCGCCTACGACCACATCACGTCGGCCATCGGGGCGGCGATGATCGGGATGTTCGGTACGGCGATGCTCTGCTACGTGACGCCCAAGGAGCATCTGGGGCTGCCCAACAAGGAGGACGTCAAGGCCGGGATGATCGCGTACAAGATCGCGGCGCACTCGGCCGACCTGGCGAAGGGGCACGCGGGGGCTCAGGAGTGGGACGACGCGCTGTCCCGGGCCCGGTTCGACTTCCGGTGGGAGGACCAGTTCGAGCTGGCGCTCGACCCCGGGACCGCTCGCGCCTACCACGACGAGACGCTGCCGGCGGCTCCGGCCAAGACGGCGCACTTCTGCTCCATGTGCGGGCCGAAGTTCTGTTCCATGCGGATCAGCCACGAGATCCGGGCGGCGGGGATGAAGGCCAAGTCCGAGGAGTTCGTGTCGGCCGGTGGGCGGGTCTATCTGCCGGTCACGCCCACGACCTGA
- a CDS encoding ribonuclease domain-containing protein, which produces MITRIGRFLSQFALVFALAGTALVAPAVVAPTTTDAAQAAVYSSCTISRCSAARTAFTGWQSLGWPTTAGWYSWPYGNYNYTGGQFYNREGQLPSATYSEYDVYSRSRGAARDAYRIVVNRSTRVAYFTPDHYVTFYKL; this is translated from the coding sequence ATGATCACTCGTATCGGCCGCTTCCTCTCCCAGTTCGCCCTCGTCTTCGCCCTGGCCGGCACCGCGCTGGTGGCCCCCGCGGTAGTGGCCCCCACCACGACCGACGCGGCCCAGGCCGCCGTCTACAGCAGCTGCACCATCAGCCGCTGCTCGGCCGCCCGCACCGCGTTCACCGGCTGGCAGTCCCTCGGCTGGCCCACCACCGCCGGGTGGTACTCCTGGCCGTACGGCAACTACAACTACACCGGCGGCCAGTTCTACAACCGCGAGGGCCAGCTCCCCTCCGCCACCTACAGCGAGTACGACGTCTACTCCCGCAGCCGCGGCGCCGCCCGCGACGCCTACCGCATCGTCGTCAACCGCAGCACCCGCGTCGCCTACTTCACCCCGGACCACTACGTCACGTTCTACAAGCTCTGA
- a CDS encoding GNAT family N-acetyltransferase, translating into MRWRPWLPNTRPRRSANPRRAHTFPDLVLRTDRLVLRELRESDAGDVVAGASDEVTQRWLPLPRPYTERHALLLINGLAPGTRATGRGLIRAVEHAGVFAGVLDLKRADWMARSVEIGYWAMPAVRGRGVTTEAVTALTRWVLHDFDFERVELRAAPGNRASQRVAVKAGFVAEGVARSAGTLRTGRTDLTVYSRIRSDP; encoded by the coding sequence ATGCGATGGCGACCCTGGTTGCCGAACACGAGGCCGCGGCGGTCGGCTAACCCACGCCGGGCGCACACCTTTCCCGACCTGGTCCTGCGGACCGATCGCCTGGTGCTGCGGGAGCTGCGGGAATCGGACGCCGGCGACGTCGTCGCCGGCGCCTCCGACGAGGTCACGCAACGCTGGCTGCCGCTGCCCCGGCCCTACACCGAGCGGCACGCGCTGCTGCTCATCAACGGGCTGGCCCCGGGCACCCGGGCCACCGGCCGGGGCCTGATCCGCGCGGTCGAGCACGCGGGCGTCTTCGCCGGCGTGCTCGATCTCAAACGCGCCGACTGGATGGCCCGCTCGGTCGAGATCGGCTACTGGGCCATGCCGGCCGTCCGCGGCCGCGGCGTCACCACTGAGGCGGTCACCGCCCTCACCCGCTGGGTGCTGCACGACTTCGACTTCGAACGCGTCGAGCTCCGCGCCGCCCCCGGCAACCGCGCCTCCCAGCGCGTCGCGGTCAAGGCCGGCTTCGTCGCCGAGGGCGTCGCCCGCAGCGCCGGCACGCTCCGCACCGGCCGCACCGACCTGACCGTCTACAGCCGCATCCGTTCGGACCCCTGA
- a CDS encoding GTP-binding protein, translated as MDFASSERTGPNPAEITSAKIVVAGGFGVGKTTLVGAVSEIEPLTTEAVMTVAGAGIDDASKVPGKESTTVAMDFGRITMADDLILYLFGTPGQTRFWFMWDELIRGAVGAAVLVDTRRLTDAFAPLDYFENRHLPYLVAVNCFDDAPRYEPDEVREALAIPARVPLLMCDARHRESVKAVLIGVVEHAMATLVAEHEAAAVG; from the coding sequence GTGGACTTCGCAAGCTCTGAGCGGACGGGGCCGAATCCCGCGGAGATCACGTCCGCGAAGATCGTCGTCGCGGGTGGTTTCGGTGTGGGGAAGACGACCCTGGTCGGGGCGGTCTCCGAGATCGAGCCGCTGACCACCGAGGCGGTGATGACCGTGGCCGGCGCCGGCATCGACGATGCGTCGAAGGTGCCAGGCAAGGAGAGCACGACGGTCGCGATGGACTTCGGCCGGATCACGATGGCCGACGACCTGATCCTCTACCTCTTCGGGACCCCAGGTCAGACCCGGTTCTGGTTCATGTGGGACGAGCTGATCCGGGGTGCGGTCGGCGCCGCGGTGCTCGTCGACACGCGACGGCTCACCGACGCCTTCGCGCCGCTGGACTACTTCGAGAACCGGCATCTGCCCTATCTCGTCGCGGTCAACTGCTTCGACGACGCGCCACGGTACGAGCCCGACGAGGTGCGTGAGGCGCTCGCCATCCCGGCGCGGGTGCCGCTGCTGATGTGCGACGCGCGGCATCGCGAGTCGGTCAAGGCCGTGCTGATCGGGGTGGTCGAGCATGCGATGGCGACCCTGGTTGCCGAACACGAGGCCGCGGCGGTCGGCTAA
- a CDS encoding roadblock/LC7 domain-containing protein, translating into MTRPPTMHDMGWLLSNFADSVAGIAHVIAVSADGLLLASSRDLPADRADQLAAITSGVVSLTDGASRMFSAGAVQQTIIEMESGYLFLMSISDGSSMAVLAARSCDVGQVGYEMALLVERVGAALSPAPREAVSY; encoded by the coding sequence GTGACCAGGCCCCCCACCATGCACGACATGGGCTGGCTGCTCAGCAACTTCGCGGACAGCGTCGCAGGCATCGCGCACGTGATCGCGGTCTCGGCGGACGGGCTGCTGCTGGCCTCATCACGGGACCTGCCAGCGGACCGGGCCGACCAGCTCGCCGCGATCACGTCCGGCGTGGTCAGCCTCACCGACGGCGCGTCGCGGATGTTCAGCGCCGGCGCGGTGCAGCAGACCATCATCGAAATGGAGAGCGGCTATCTTTTCCTGATGTCCATCAGCGACGGTTCCTCGATGGCCGTCCTGGCGGCGCGCAGTTGCGACGTCGGCCAGGTCGGTTACGAGATGGCCCTGCTGGTGGAACGCGTCGGCGCGGCACTGTCGCCGGCGCCCCGCGAGGCCGTCAGTTACTAG
- the rpsI gene encoding 30S ribosomal protein S9, giving the protein MSDIIEPEVVETVEEPAETVVVVETAAPAPVRAPRPGDRPVQTVGRRKEAIVRVRLVPGTGKITCNGRDLENYFPSKVNQQLIREPLVTAERAEQFDVIANLRGGGITGQAGALRLAIARALITVEPDDRPALKKAGFLTRDARVKESKKYGLKKARKAPQYSKR; this is encoded by the coding sequence ATGTCCGACATCATCGAGCCCGAGGTCGTCGAGACCGTCGAGGAGCCCGCTGAGACGGTCGTCGTCGTTGAGACGGCCGCGCCGGCCCCGGTCCGCGCCCCGCGCCCCGGTGACCGTCCGGTTCAGACCGTCGGCCGCCGCAAGGAGGCCATCGTCCGGGTGCGTCTCGTGCCCGGCACCGGCAAGATCACCTGCAACGGCCGTGACCTGGAAAACTACTTCCCCAGCAAGGTGAACCAGCAGCTCATCCGTGAGCCGCTCGTCACCGCCGAGCGCGCCGAGCAGTTCGACGTGATCGCCAACCTGCGTGGCGGCGGCATCACCGGCCAGGCCGGTGCTCTGCGTCTCGCCATCGCGCGGGCCCTGATCACCGTCGAGCCCGACGACCGCCCGGCCCTGAAGAAGGCCGGCTTCCTGACCCGTGACGCCCGGGTCAAGGAGAGCAAGAAGTACGGTCTCAAGAAGGCCCGTAAGGCCCCGCAGTACTCGAAGCGCTGA
- a CDS encoding thiamine phosphate synthase: MVTPGGLVVLTDRRSAAGPLPRVVAAAVRGGAAWVILRERDLPYAERAALAAELRSSLPPGRLIVAGPDPLGGDAVHLAGGDPLPSGIPLVGRSWHGTESLSGVDYVTVSPVHLTESKPGYGPALGATGAAELRAPVPWLALGGIDSPSRAADCAAAGAAGIAVMGALMRSPDPECTARELATAFATAPVGAGRGGGR; encoded by the coding sequence ATGGTGACCCCCGGCGGGCTCGTCGTGCTCACCGATCGGCGGTCCGCCGCCGGGCCGCTGCCCCGGGTGGTCGCGGCGGCGGTCCGCGGCGGCGCGGCGTGGGTCATCCTGCGTGAGCGCGATCTTCCGTACGCCGAACGCGCGGCCCTGGCAGCCGAGTTGCGATCGTCGCTGCCCCCGGGCCGGTTGATCGTCGCCGGCCCGGACCCGTTGGGCGGCGACGCCGTGCACCTGGCCGGTGGCGATCCGCTGCCGTCCGGGATCCCGCTGGTGGGCCGTTCCTGGCACGGGACCGAGTCGCTGTCCGGCGTGGACTACGTGACGGTCTCGCCGGTCCACCTCACCGAGTCCAAGCCGGGGTACGGTCCCGCACTCGGGGCCACGGGGGCCGCCGAGTTGCGTGCGCCGGTGCCCTGGCTGGCGCTCGGCGGGATCGACTCGCCGTCGCGGGCGGCCGACTGCGCGGCGGCCGGAGCCGCGGGGATCGCGGTGATGGGCGCGCTGATGCGATCACCCGACCCCGAGTGCACGGCCCGGGAACTGGCGACCGCGTTCGCCACCGCCCCGGTCGGCGCCGGTCGCGGGGGTGGGCGGTGA
- the thiD gene encoding bifunctional hydroxymethylpyrimidine kinase/phosphomethylpyrimidine kinase, whose protein sequence is MTPPVVLTIAGSDSGGGAGIQADLKTFAALGAFGTSVITAITAQNTLGVTAIHPVPAEIVAAQLDAVLSDLPVAAVKVGMISDPAVAKVIAARAAELPNLVVDPVLVATAGSRLGEVDVVGVLTAYPCVLTPNRHEAGALLGRVIETAEEMVSAAAELAARGPRAVVVTGSELALDVLHHAGEAVLLRGEPVATVNNHGSGCTFSSAIAVRLAAGDPVPEAVAAAKEYVNRGLRGGAQWRLGAGPGPLDHFGWSV, encoded by the coding sequence GTGACTCCGCCGGTGGTGTTGACGATCGCCGGGTCGGACTCCGGCGGGGGCGCCGGGATCCAGGCGGACCTGAAGACGTTCGCGGCGCTGGGGGCGTTCGGGACGTCGGTGATCACGGCGATCACGGCGCAGAACACGCTCGGCGTCACGGCCATCCATCCGGTGCCCGCCGAGATCGTCGCCGCGCAACTCGACGCCGTGCTGTCGGACCTGCCGGTGGCCGCCGTGAAGGTCGGGATGATCTCCGACCCGGCGGTGGCCAAGGTGATCGCCGCCCGTGCGGCGGAGCTGCCGAACCTGGTCGTCGATCCGGTTCTGGTGGCCACCGCGGGCAGCCGGCTCGGTGAGGTGGATGTGGTCGGGGTGCTCACGGCGTACCCCTGCGTTCTGACACCGAACCGGCACGAAGCCGGCGCCCTCCTCGGAAGGGTGATCGAGACGGCCGAGGAGATGGTCTCGGCGGCGGCCGAGCTCGCGGCGCGCGGGCCACGCGCCGTGGTGGTCACCGGGAGTGAGCTGGCGCTCGACGTCCTGCATCACGCGGGGGAGGCCGTCCTGCTGCGTGGGGAGCCGGTGGCGACCGTGAACAACCACGGCTCGGGCTGCACGTTCTCGTCGGCGATCGCGGTGCGGCTGGCGGCCGGCGATCCGGTTCCGGAGGCGGTCGCGGCGGCCAAGGAGTACGTGAACCGCGGCCTGCGTGGTGGCGCTCAGTGGCGGCTCGGGGCGGGACCCGGGCCGCTGGACCACTTCGGCTGGTCCGTCTAG
- a CDS encoding sensor histidine kinase translates to MSTGSSTLAARRGGFLGLRNARLRTKLAGLLVIPLAAVLALANVRLMEVGERAGDAERVAQLADLGTGLATLSRALHDERMAAVEYLSGPDVPETGYREAIKAVDSQARIVRADRAEITEVPSRVDDRLDLIDQHLSGLAGLRVGVSGRTGEDLAGANQRYSETLAVLSGYESLLSQVAEPGPVADGLRTLAAFSELETAVAEQAAVAYVARTTGSLDADRQKTLTTAQVVRARALAEFRAGAAREQIALVDSVIGDETVARADELSTRLTGPGAAGAAEITDTFGDVTELLRSAERQLEDQVVAVAEDENASTGRRSTIEFVVVLLVVIAAVALAVYLGRSLLLSVRRLREGALAVAHRDLPDVVNRLHDAENLGEGGVDRILAQTRDPIDMPEQDEFGQVAEAFNMVHREAVRVAAEQAGLRTSVSTMFLSLARRSQSLVDRMIGELDQIERMEEDPKRLARLFELDHLATRMRRNDENLLVLAGAEVGTPRREDALLIDALRAAQSEVELYHRIEFGTLDTDVLVAAAAVNDVVRLIAELLDNATRFSPPSTVVVAHGGRSGDHAVVQVEDRGLGISADQLEQLNRRLSDPSEVDVATFRLMGFAVIGRLASRHGIRVELRPGPEGGTLAEVTLPADIVVLPGAPAAPPSRAASWTRPGPPPQAPAGMPRTVESRPPIRTAPPVAPPLRAQPVAAPREPDFVPTPDRPPLPTRTPRPADDPPAGLPPAPVAMPSAPVVMPPAPVGMPPAPVAAPIRMEVQHSWFAGELPAANQQGMPTAGYAPPPTAVTVKAEPVEPTMPKPRSSAEDRWRTAADEGWQRAMAASAPKDGGTTRSGLPKRVPQAQLVPGGVHEIPRAQHRRSPDEVRGLLSAYHRGVQRGRTDGVAETAAAATPAPKEREQ, encoded by the coding sequence GTGAGCACGGGATCCTCGACCCTGGCTGCGCGACGTGGTGGCTTCCTCGGCCTGCGCAACGCACGGCTGCGCACCAAACTCGCCGGCCTGCTCGTCATCCCGCTGGCCGCGGTGCTCGCCCTGGCGAACGTACGGCTCATGGAGGTCGGTGAGCGCGCCGGCGACGCCGAACGGGTCGCCCAGCTCGCCGACCTGGGCACCGGCCTCGCCACCCTCAGCCGGGCGCTGCACGACGAGCGGATGGCCGCCGTCGAGTACCTGTCCGGGCCGGACGTGCCGGAGACCGGATACCGCGAGGCGATCAAGGCGGTGGACTCGCAGGCCCGCATCGTCCGTGCCGACCGCGCCGAGATCACCGAGGTGCCGTCCCGGGTCGACGACCGGCTCGACCTGATCGATCAGCACCTGAGCGGGCTAGCCGGGCTGCGGGTCGGGGTCAGCGGGCGCACCGGGGAGGACCTGGCCGGCGCCAACCAGCGCTACAGCGAGACCCTGGCCGTCCTGTCCGGCTACGAGTCGCTGCTCAGCCAGGTCGCCGAGCCGGGACCGGTCGCCGACGGGCTGCGCACGCTGGCCGCCTTCTCCGAACTGGAGACCGCGGTCGCCGAACAGGCCGCGGTGGCGTACGTGGCCCGGACCACCGGCAGCCTCGACGCCGACCGGCAGAAGACGCTCACCACCGCCCAGGTCGTCCGGGCCCGGGCACTCGCCGAATTCCGCGCCGGCGCCGCCCGGGAACAGATCGCCCTGGTCGACTCGGTCATCGGCGACGAGACGGTGGCCCGCGCCGACGAGCTGTCCACCCGGCTGACCGGACCCGGGGCGGCCGGGGCGGCCGAGATCACCGACACCTTCGGCGACGTGACCGAACTGCTGCGTTCCGCCGAACGGCAACTGGAGGACCAGGTCGTCGCGGTCGCCGAGGACGAGAACGCCAGCACCGGGCGGCGGTCGACAATCGAGTTCGTGGTGGTGCTGCTGGTCGTGATCGCGGCCGTGGCGCTCGCCGTCTACCTCGGCCGCTCGCTGCTGCTGTCGGTCCGCCGCCTGCGGGAGGGCGCGCTCGCCGTCGCCCACCGGGACCTGCCCGACGTGGTGAACCGGCTGCACGACGCCGAGAACCTCGGCGAGGGCGGCGTCGACCGGATCCTGGCGCAGACCCGCGACCCCATCGACATGCCCGAGCAGGACGAATTCGGCCAGGTCGCCGAGGCGTTCAACATGGTGCACCGGGAGGCCGTACGGGTCGCGGCGGAACAGGCCGGCCTGCGTACCAGCGTCTCCACCATGTTCCTGAGCCTGGCCCGGCGCAGCCAGTCGCTGGTCGACCGGATGATCGGCGAACTCGACCAGATCGAGCGGATGGAGGAGGACCCGAAGCGGCTCGCCCGCCTCTTCGAGCTGGACCACCTCGCCACCCGGATGCGCCGCAACGACGAGAACCTCCTGGTGCTGGCCGGCGCCGAGGTCGGCACCCCGCGCCGCGAGGACGCGCTGCTGATCGACGCGCTCCGGGCCGCCCAGTCCGAGGTCGAGCTCTACCACCGGATCGAGTTCGGCACCCTCGACACCGACGTGCTGGTCGCCGCGGCCGCCGTCAACGACGTGGTGCGCCTGATCGCCGAACTGCTGGACAACGCCACCCGCTTCTCCCCGCCGAGCACCGTGGTGGTGGCGCACGGCGGCCGCTCCGGCGACCACGCCGTGGTCCAGGTCGAGGACCGCGGGCTGGGCATCTCCGCCGACCAGCTGGAGCAGCTCAACCGGCGGCTCAGCGATCCGTCCGAGGTGGATGTGGCCACCTTCCGCCTGATGGGCTTCGCGGTGATCGGGCGGCTGGCGTCCCGGCACGGCATCCGCGTCGAGCTGCGGCCCGGCCCCGAGGGCGGCACCCTCGCCGAGGTGACCCTGCCGGCCGACATCGTGGTGCTGCCCGGCGCGCCGGCCGCCCCGCCGTCCCGGGCGGCCAGCTGGACCCGGCCCGGCCCTCCGCCGCAGGCGCCCGCCGGCATGCCGCGCACCGTGGAGAGCCGGCCGCCGATCCGTACCGCTCCGCCCGTCGCGCCCCCGCTGCGGGCGCAACCGGTCGCGGCACCCCGGGAACCGGACTTCGTGCCGACCCCCGACCGGCCGCCGCTGCCGACCCGTACGCCCCGTCCGGCCGACGACCCACCGGCCGGGCTGCCGCCGGCCCCGGTCGCGATGCCCTCGGCCCCGGTCGTGATGCCGCCGGCCCCCGTCGGGATGCCGCCGGCTCCGGTCGCCGCGCCCATCCGGATGGAGGTTCAGCACAGCTGGTTCGCCGGAGAGCTGCCGGCCGCCAACCAGCAGGGCATGCCGACGGCCGGATACGCGCCACCGCCGACCGCGGTCACGGTCAAGGCCGAGCCGGTCGAGCCGACCATGCCGAAACCACGCTCGTCGGCCGAGGACCGCTGGCGTACCGCGGCCGACGAGGGCTGGCAGCGGGCCATGGCGGCGTCCGCCCCCAAGGACGGCGGCACCACCCGGTCCGGCCTGCCGAAGCGGGTTCCGCAGGCGCAACTCGTCCCCGGTGGGGTGCACGAGATCCCACGGGCACAACATCGTCGCAGTCCCGATGAGGTTCGCGGCCTGCTTTCCGCGTATCACAGGGGAGTGCAACGAGGGCGGACGGACGGCGTGGCCGAAACCGCCGCCGCGGCAACACCGGCTCCTAAGGAGAGGGAACAGTGA
- the rplM gene encoding 50S ribosomal protein L13: MRTYSPKPGEIERQWHIIDASDVVLGRLATHTANLLRGKHKPTFAPHVDTGDFVVIINAGKVALTGNKRQTKVAYRHSGYPGGLKQVGYEELLTKRPEKAIELAVKGMLPHNKLARQIIKKLKVYPGAEHPHAAQQPQPFEIKQIAQ, from the coding sequence GTGCGTACGTACAGCCCGAAGCCGGGTGAGATCGAGCGTCAGTGGCACATTATCGACGCTTCTGACGTCGTTCTGGGCCGCCTGGCTACCCACACGGCCAACCTCCTGCGCGGTAAGCACAAGCCGACGTTCGCCCCGCATGTCGACACCGGCGACTTCGTGGTGATCATCAACGCCGGCAAGGTTGCGCTTACCGGTAACAAGCGTCAGACCAAGGTCGCCTACCGGCACTCCGGCTACCCCGGTGGTCTGAAGCAGGTCGGCTACGAAGAGCTCCTGACCAAGCGTCCGGAGAAGGCGATCGAGCTGGCCGTCAAGGGCATGCTCCCGCACAACAAGCTCGCGCGGCAGATCATCAAGAAGCTGAAGGTCTACCCGGGCGCCGAGCACCCGCACGCCGCTCAGCAGCCCCAGCCGTTCGAAATCAAGCAGATCGCGCAGTGA
- a CDS encoding uroporphyrinogen-III synthase, protein MIDRTPGARRAVLTAAALAEPAASLSGYTVGVTADRRKDELSTLLEARGARVVVAPALRIVPISDDAELRAATRACLDSPPDIVLVNTGIGMRGWLEAAEGWGLAEPLHAVLSGAYLVARGPKAKAAVRSAGLRDDWSPDGEGYEEVVEHLTARGIDGRTVAMQLHGESQPEYTEALVSAGAHVIELPVYRWAPPTDPAPLHRLVDLIIARLVDAVTFTSAAAVQAVLRAAGTGADALLDALRDDVLAACVGPVTSAPLRRHGIPVAVPGRARLNSLVRTIVDELPKRAVTLQVSGHSLTLRGHAAIVDGELRPLAPAPMAVLRALAGSPGRVLSRAALLQALPRGADEHAVEMAVARLRAGLALPGVVQTVVKRGYRIPT, encoded by the coding sequence ATGATCGACCGCACCCCGGGCGCCCGGCGGGCGGTGCTGACGGCTGCCGCACTGGCGGAGCCGGCCGCGTCGCTGTCCGGCTACACCGTCGGCGTGACCGCGGACCGCCGTAAGGACGAGTTGTCCACCCTGCTGGAGGCGCGTGGCGCCCGCGTCGTGGTGGCTCCCGCGCTGCGCATCGTCCCCATCTCCGACGACGCCGAGCTGCGCGCCGCCACCCGTGCCTGTCTGGACAGTCCACCCGACATCGTGCTGGTCAACACCGGTATCGGCATGCGCGGCTGGCTGGAGGCCGCCGAGGGCTGGGGTCTGGCCGAGCCGCTGCACGCCGTGTTGTCCGGCGCCTACCTGGTCGCCCGCGGCCCGAAGGCCAAGGCCGCGGTCCGGTCCGCCGGCCTGCGCGACGACTGGTCACCGGACGGCGAGGGCTACGAGGAGGTCGTCGAGCATCTGACCGCGCGCGGCATCGACGGCCGGACGGTGGCCATGCAGCTGCACGGCGAGAGCCAGCCGGAGTACACCGAGGCCCTGGTGTCGGCCGGCGCCCACGTCATCGAGCTGCCGGTCTACCGCTGGGCGCCGCCCACCGACCCGGCGCCGCTGCACCGCCTGGTCGATCTGATCATCGCCCGTCTGGTCGACGCCGTGACGTTCACCTCGGCCGCCGCCGTCCAGGCCGTGCTGCGCGCCGCCGGCACCGGCGCCGACGCCCTCCTGGACGCTCTCCGCGACGACGTCCTGGCCGCCTGCGTGGGCCCGGTCACCTCGGCCCCGCTGCGCCGGCACGGCATCCCGGTGGCCGTTCCCGGCCGCGCCCGCCTGAACTCGCTGGTCCGCACCATCGTCGACGAGCTGCCCAAACGCGCCGTCACGCTCCAGGTCTCCGGCCACTCCCTCACCCTGCGCGGCCACGCCGCCATCGTCGACGGCGAGCTGCGCCCCCTGGCCCCCGCCCCGATGGCGGTGCTGCGCGCCCTGGCCGGCTCCCCCGGCCGCGTCCTGTCCCGCGCCGCCCTCCTCCAGGCCCTCCCCCGCGGCGCCGACGAACACGCGGTCGAGATGGCCGTCGCCCGCCTCCGCGCCGGCCTCGCCCTCCCCGGCGTGGTCCAGACCGTCGTCAAGCGCGGCTACCGCATCCCCACCTGA